A single Agrococcus sp. ARC_14 DNA region contains:
- the ugpC gene encoding sn-glycerol-3-phosphate ABC transporter ATP-binding protein UgpC gives MVNVSLHDVTLTYPGASRPSIDAIDLEIEHGEFLVLVGPSGCGKSTTLRALAGLEFPDSGSIAFGERDVTGIDGSQRDVAMVFQSYALYPHMTVAGNMEFSLKNTKVPAAERQRLVADAAELLELGELLDRKPRELSGGQRQRVAMGRAIVRRPSVFLMDEPLSNLDAKLRVQTRGQIAALQRKLDVTTVYVTHDQTEAMTMGDRVVVMNQGRIEQVGTPRELYDQPETLFVASFIGSPQMNLVEGSWSDASGAQVGDLTLPFHAATGHSTTTLTYGIRPEDLAFVAEPAPGAAVVRITVELVEELGSDTYVYGTGHGARWTARLPKGSQPARGDELAFAVRESSVIAFDPTTGHRIHAAA, from the coding sequence ATGGTCAACGTCTCGCTGCACGACGTCACGCTCACCTATCCCGGCGCGTCTCGGCCGTCGATCGATGCGATCGATCTCGAGATCGAGCACGGTGAGTTCCTCGTGCTCGTCGGCCCCTCGGGGTGCGGCAAGTCGACGACGCTGCGTGCGCTCGCCGGACTCGAGTTCCCCGACTCGGGGAGCATCGCGTTCGGCGAGCGCGACGTGACCGGCATCGACGGCAGCCAGCGCGACGTCGCCATGGTGTTCCAGAGCTATGCGCTCTACCCGCACATGACGGTGGCCGGCAACATGGAGTTCTCGCTGAAGAACACCAAGGTGCCGGCCGCCGAGCGGCAGCGGCTGGTCGCTGACGCGGCCGAGCTGCTCGAGCTGGGCGAGCTGCTCGATCGCAAGCCGCGCGAGCTCTCCGGTGGGCAGCGACAGCGCGTCGCGATGGGACGCGCGATCGTGCGCCGCCCATCCGTGTTCCTCATGGATGAGCCGCTCTCGAACCTCGACGCGAAGCTGCGCGTGCAGACCCGCGGCCAGATCGCCGCGCTGCAGCGCAAGCTCGACGTCACCACCGTCTACGTCACGCACGACCAGACCGAGGCGATGACGATGGGCGACCGCGTGGTCGTCATGAACCAGGGCCGCATCGAGCAGGTCGGCACGCCCCGCGAGCTCTACGACCAGCCCGAGACGCTCTTCGTCGCGAGCTTCATCGGCTCTCCGCAGATGAACCTGGTCGAGGGGTCGTGGTCGGATGCGTCGGGCGCGCAGGTGGGGGATCTCACCCTGCCGTTCCATGCGGCCACCGGACACTCGACGACCACGCTGACCTACGGCATCCGCCCCGAGGACCTCGCGTTCGTCGCGGAGCCGGCGCCAGGTGCAGCGGTCGTGCGCATCACCGTCGAGCTCGTGGAGGAGCTCGGCTCCGACACCTACGTCTACGGCACGGGGCACGGCGCGCGCTGGACCGCCCGGCTGCCGAAGGGCTCGCAGCCCGCGCGCGGCGACGAGCTGGCGTTCGCGGTGCGCGAGTCGAGCGTCATCGCCTTCGACCCGACCACGGGGCACCGAATCCACGCTGCAGCCTGA